Genomic DNA from Brassica rapa cultivar Chiifu-401-42 chromosome A04, CAAS_Brap_v3.01, whole genome shotgun sequence:
TTTTGCGGATGCTGCTATGGGGAGAATCGCGCAGAGTACTAAGGTTCTTGCAGAAGGAGGGTACGAGAAGATTTTCCGACAAACCTTTGAGACCGATCCAGAAGAAGAGCTGTTGAACTCTTTTGCATGTTACTTGTCCACCTCGGCTGGCCCTGTTATGGGAGTTCTTTACGTATCCAATGCTAACCTTGCTTACTCTAGTGACAACCCTCTTTCTTACAAAAATGAGGGTCAAACCCAGTGGAGCTATTACAAGGTAATAACACCATATATCTTCTTGTCTGATCAGAATTAATCCCTAGTTGTGAATTGTTTGGAGTTTAGATTTAGTGCATTTTAACTTACTACAGTAATTATAAATCAACACTTTGTGTCATCGTTGCTAGATGCTTAAGACAATGCCTCGATATGGTTTGTTAATTGTTAGTAGCATCAACTAATAAGCTTCCTAAGAGTGATTCATTTTGTGTAGGATTTGTGAAGTAATGCGATAGCATCGGTTTTCATCTTTTGTTACCTCTAAACTATTCAATACGTTAGCATCACTATAATCGTTTACCCATTTCAGTAAACTTGCTTAACTAACACTCGTTGGCATCAGTTTGTCAGTGCAATAAATTTTGCTACGATAAGCGACAGCTTTCATATCTTGctctttgttttatacattttaataaACTTTTGCTTGATTAACACTTTTGGTGTCTTGTTTGTTTAAACAGGTGGTTATACCATTACATCAACTTAAAGCAGTGAATCCATCAGCAAGCATAGTGAATCCTGCAGAGAAGTACATACAGGTGATTTCAGTAGACAATCATGAGTTCTGGTTCATGGGTTTCTTGAACTATGAAGGCGCTGTCACCTCTCTGCAAGAATCTTTGCAAGACAGTGGTTTACGGTCAGTGTGAGTGATTGATACACACACACACTTGGTGGATTCTTTGATGACCATTTTAAGCCTATTGATGATTGAGAtactttctcttcttttttcttttttttttttgcttagttATATGATTACAGAAAACTCGATTAACATTATTTGCATAAATATATAATCTCTTAAATTCTTTTTGCTATATCATGTCTGTCTTTTGTGCCATATCTTTCCATTAGGTGTGTTGTTGATTGTTGTATAACGGCGTTGAGAAAGACCAtgacgtgtgtgtgtgtgtgtgtgtgtgtgtgtgtgatgcAACTTATTATAATAGTCAAAATGTAAGACTCCTAACTGCCTTTGAGTTCTTGAAATCATCAGTATATATAACGTTCTTGGTTCCTTATTTTGATGTATCGAAAACCAGTGAAGTTAGTTCAAAGCATTGGTTTCATTGAATCACTTACCGAACTTGTACAGTTCAAATGTGTTTCACCATCACTAAGGACCGGACCactttttgttttgctttttaaCCACTTCTCCTGAATCTGTTCACGGTTTCTCTACTTCAAAATTATCTGTAGTACTATAAAGTGGTCCTTAACTTCTATGATTCATCAGTTTCCACCTGAATTTTGGTAAATGGTCCCTTTTTTTtatcgtgacaaaaaaaaaaaagatccctTCTTTTTCTTGGTcctttcaaattttaatattggaaCTAGATCTTCACTAGCACAATCGTGCGGgtaattattttcatttatatatatatatatatatatatatatacatacatatatatatatacatatttgattTACATAATTTGtggtatataattttaacatttatcaTATTACTAGTGATATCTCTCTTATTTTAAACCTTAATTATATCTTTATTATCTATGTTTTTGAGGTTTCTTATGTTGTCTATTGGTGATTTAAATTTTCTACTCCAAAACTCTTTGATTATTTACAATTAATCTTTCAGTGTTAAACTTTTATTTACAATTCTTCATATATCATACATCGTGTTCATGTTATATAATTAACACTTAAACCTACAACTACGTTTGATAAATACCacactgaaaataaaaatattcatatgaaatatatttttcaatcatTCATCTGTCATTTATGTTAATAACATAAATTGGTACAATAGCTATTGCACATTCAAAATTGCAcaatataaaagaaacaaaaataattatattaatcaataatatatgaatatggtctatttaaaaataaacttgatTATCTTTTTGCAAACAAAGCAACCATATACTTctattattgaaaaataaaactaaatcggCCAgtaattttaaatacaaaaactgaATGCACTTTCAAAATAACATTTGTAAATCGATCATTCATATTGATAACATATTTTCAATATTGTGGTAGAAAATTCTAAATTAACAAATCCTAACTTTTAGAGATGAAAGATTTAATTGAAAAACATTATGTTAAATTAATATCacaaatttaatacaaaattgtacatgagtttaatataattaaaaaattaattagatacTTAAAAGgttttttagtaaaaattaaatatacattatattttaatattttacgaaattaattaaatattaaaaaaagtttttttaagtgaaaaaaatatacatttatattttaaataaatactaaagtaattaaatattttaaaatgtttgctttaatgaaaaagaaaatatatatttatattgtaaataaaaagatatgaaaatattttattcagatGTAATTCAGAGAAAATATGAGAATATCTATTTGGTTTTCTAAGAatagttaaaataatttaaatgtgtacacaaaaattcatttaaataGTTTTCTAAGGGATGATCTAACTTAAAAAGTTCACACATAAAATGaggttgtgacttctattttCATAGAATAGATTGAATCGTTAATAGTATACATAGAAACAATGACAATTTTCTACATAAATTTAACTGTAAGGTACtttcattaaataaatttaCCAAGGTAGTTTATGTATGCGATATTATTAGTTTTCCATAGTCTACAACTCACATATAACATGGCAATGATAGCAGAACTCAATAGATTCCTATAATGAATATGTCAAAACTACAAAAACgtgaatcaaaataaaaataaaaactgagCGTGACAAAGGGGAAAAGCAAGAAAGTGAGGGCCAAAGAGCAAAGAGAGGCTCAAATTCTGTGAAGCTTGGGGTAAGTTTATGAAAGGTCCCCCACACTGATCACTCTTTTATCACATGTGGAACGATTTTCTACATGCACTCTCACAGGCTTTTCCACTTTCTACATTTTGAcccttgttttttcttttaaaccTTTATCCcccattttacttttttttttcttttcccttTAAGGAATAGCATAAATAAATCACCAATTTCGGATTATTAAATCTGCAAATGTGGTGATCAAAAGTTGATGAAGAGGTTTCGTAGGAATAAAATTATAAGAAGTTAATGTTCACGAGAACCAAAATCTCTCTTGCGGATATTAGTTAGAGATCTTATTCAATCTAGTGTAAGTTCCTATATATTGTTAAAAACATGTCATAGAAAAAACTTATGTCTTTAATGTGTTGTTTTATAtcctgtatttttttttaaactaatccTAATCAGTTTATATCATGGATTCCATTTGCATAATATAAGCTGATGAAAATTTATTAGTACATAATGGTTAGACAAAGTGCAGTGTCTTATTTGTTTGTCGACAATATTAAACAAATTCCAATCTAAAATAGTTAGTTAAGTTTGTAATTAAGAAAATTGACCAGGCATGCCGCATGCAGCAACTTACATTACATTATAGCTTATATATACATTACATTAgagattttataaatattaaaatacagtTTATAGATATTACCGAAATGAATAATTATTCCGAACACTAAAGTTAAAAGTTATGCCTGAAATCACGATATCAAACTAGATTCGATTCCCTTGTGGAattaaccaaaaagaaaaaaatgtactCACTAGTCTATAATAAGTATATCAAATAGGTGAAATTAAAAGCAAGTATATAACTGGATTAGTTTGATTTATTCTtgacttattcttgggttcactccctatccctatggtgaacctctaggttcaccaaccaataggattgttttattttatattcgaaatcttttaaaaaaggaaacaaaatattttctcaagttataagttatattatatttttaaaataaaaaggttaaaataaataaatttaaaaagtagtaactaaaaaaaatatttttaacattctCAACAAAATACTgaactctaaatcctaatccctaatccctaaaccctaaatcctaaacccttgggtaaaccttaaacctttagataaatcctaaacttcaaatcaaaaacactaaacactcaagggtttagggttttaagatttagtgtttttgatttagagtatgAATTATCCAAGGGTTTGGAGTTTACCGAAGGGTttatagggtttatgatttagggtttagagattaggatttagggtttagtgttttgctgaagacgataaaaatattatttttttttaatttgtttttctctaactattattttttctaatttttttaacctttttattttaaaaacataatatatcttgacaatattttgtttcattttctaaaagatatcgaatttgaaataataaaatcttattggttggtggacctagaggttcaccctagggggtggacccaagaataactctttaTTCTCAGCCATACTGCGCTGAAATCCGATATCACAACTcttcaatataatttgacatAATTTCATAACTagtaagaaaaaatctaaatattttaaaaaaattattatttaaagcAATTAAAATTGAGTAAAGGTTATTCTAAAAATATAGGTCTTTTCCATTTTATCCTTATCAAAAGGAAACCGCAAATTATTGATATATACTGACCGAAGGCGATCAATTTGAAAGCACATTATTGGCATTTGCAGATCTCGAAATTGGTATTAATTTTGATACGTGATGTAATTTAAAgacttttttaatttaaagacTTCTTTCTACAACTGTAGTTTGAAGATAAATATTTAGAAGACCTTTTTTGAGGGGCGGGAAATATACTCAATAGACTTATAGTCCtcttgttgacaaaaaaaaaaagactttagtCCTCTTTCACTCTTCATATGATGCTTTGATGCTTCTCCTTTTATTGCATGGAAAAGGATCATATAAATTATTCTTCtcgaatttgttttttattatgAATTTACATATATTACATACATTCAAGTATACAAAGAGAGCCAAGTAAGATGTTCCAAATTTTTggatctttattttatttaggaAATTATTGAAAGATGTgtagttttaatttattttgtttcttatcaATCAAAAACACCTCTCTGACATCATGCACATGAATACATGACCAGTTAGTTGCTGCTGCAATACACATACGcacttatataaaaatatttcaaatgacAATCATATCAGGACTGTCTCTTATAAAGAAAATTGTTTTACAGAttacatttacatttaataCAAATATCAACAACATGCCTTCTACAGATTTGCACTCGGGTGGTGAGCACAATAATGATAATAGTAGAAATCATTTTTATACACTTGTTTAACTTAGAAAATGTTGTTATGAACAAAAATAGTTCCATTTATGTGAATATACACAATAAACTATAAATGTGAAGAAAAATATCATTGAGAAGTATAGGAAAACCTAGAATTAATGTTCAGTACTACCCATAAATATTGATCATACCAATATGTTGTCGCCAATTATAGAGTGTAACTTTTAATACTCTCTTCAACAGAATCCTGCATTGAGAGGAGAATCTCGTACACATTTTTGGTGTTTAATTTAAACCAACCAATTATTTTGAATGATGTTCTGAAGTTACAACTTTCAATAACTTTTCGTAACTAAAATGAAGACTCTTATAATGTATCAACAAATAAGTGGTGATGTTTGATGGAGTATATAATGTAACGTGTATTTGGTGTTGTTAGAGGTTGATTGATCACATTTGTTTTTCTTGACTACTGAACCATAAGAACTGACACATACATAATGTCTAGGAATAGTTTTTTCTGGCAAATCTAGGAAGAGAGTAGCTAGCTAATAGCTAATGCTCATACAAGAACAATAATGAAGTAGGCTGAGTGTTTTTTTACTAATCTCGAAACTTGTTACTAGTATATTAAGCTCATTAACTAGATATACAGTCCCATATGGTAAGGGTCGGCCTCTAGTACGAGCAACTAGCaagtaattaatctttttaatACGGTCGTACAATAGCTATAAAGTTGTCATAATGGAAGTAAGTGAAGCAATTTAACTCTGCACACAAACATGCATATAGATACTTTTAACCCCCCAAGAAGATGCTCATCTCGTTTTACACCCATCTCGATCTAACTACTTAAATTGTTTACCTAAATATGTTTTtcttaaacaaatatattatctagagttgttagagcatctccatcGGGGTGACTAAACCCAAGTCActaaacaaaacagaaaaaaaaataaatgaaaaaggcCAAATTAAGTTAGTATCGCTCCTAAAATTGGGCTTTTTAGTTTTGTTAGGAAGCCCTATCGTGGCGCTTTCTGAGTGGACCGCTTCTCAATGGTCTCTCTCTCCTTCGTCGCGACTCACCAAAAGACATGCATTCACGACTTCTCCGTCTTCTCTCTCTCGATTCTGGGCGACTCTGATGCGAACCTCGTCCATCGAGCCTCGTCGTCTCTGTCCCGAGCCTCGCCTTCTCTCCGTCGAGCCTCGTCGTCTCTGTCCCGAGCCTCGCCTTCTCTCCGTCGAGCCTCGTCGTCTCTCTCTCGAAATCTCGGCGTCCTCTGTCTCGAAAATCTCGGCGTCTCTCTCTTGAATATCTCTGCGTCTCTGTTGCAGTTCGGCGTCTCTGAATCAAAGCTCGTCGTCTCTCTCCAGACTCGTCTCTGTCCCGATCCTCGTCGTCTCTCTGGGAATCTCGTCTCGATCTCCTTATCAGTAAGAAATCATCCGtgtgatttgatttttatgttacTGCTGTCTGGATTTTGGTTTATCTGTTAGATTAGTACTAGAGTTTTGATTCAATCTGTTAGATTAGTACTAGAGTTTTGATTCCTCTGTTTTGTATTAAGTAGCGATGTTGGGATTGATTGTTTGTGGAATCGAAATGCTTAAGTTATGACTTATGAGTTATTTTGTGTTATTAAAATTGGTTAAGGCTCTGTGTTCACATGATCATACGAACATGTTGTTGTTTTCTGTTGTTGTTAAggtttttttacttttctgttCTTGTTTTCGTTTATCTCATTACAGAGAACaatgttttaattaaacttGGTTTGTTGGTTGTGCGAGGGCTGAGGATGTGCGTGGAAGAAAGGTAGCTGAAGACAACCATCAAAGCTTCTGTCTTTCAATTCACAGTTGAGAACAGGTAAATTAAATTTTCTGTCTAAGTAGGTGGTTGTTAGTAAATGGAACCCGAGAATTAGATGGTTGTTAGTAAATGGTACCCGAAAATTAAATGGTTGTTAGCTTTGATGGTTGTTAGTAAATGGAACCCGAAAATTAAATGGTTGTTAGCTTTGATGGTTGTTAGTAAATGGTCGCTAGCTTAGCTAGGTTGTTAGTAAATGGTTGGGAATTAAATGGTTTGAAGTGAGTTGTTTGCgcggttgtttttttttggaaggcATAGATATAGATATTGATGGTCCAAAACTTCATTAACAACAACATTAAATCTTCCCTTTAAAACTTCAACAACTAAAAAACATTAACGACAACAACATTAAAACTTCACCAACTTAAAAACTTCCCTTTAAAACTACCACATATTGTAGCTTAAAAACTACAACATCAAAACTTCAACAACTTAAAAACTCCATCTACTTTCCTTCTCCAAAGCTATTATGGATCCTTATACTCAACATTGTAGCTTTCAAAACCTGTTAAACAGTCAACAACCAACCACTGAAAACCCTTATCAGCCTGTCCCTCGTGAGCCTTATCAGTCTGCGTCGGAGGCCTCTATGTTCGGTCCAGAAGATGGCAACGACGATGTAGAGATCTTGTCTGACCGTAAAGAGAGACTAAAATGGACACCAAGAGAAGATGGGGTCCTGATAAGTGCTTGGCTGAACACCTCGAAAGACCCAGTGATTGGCAATGAGCAGAAAGCACTTGCGTTTTGGAAACGCATTGCTGCTTACTTTGCTGCGAGTCCAAAGCTGGATGGCGCGCAAAAGAGGGAGCCAACCCACTGTAAAGCGAGATGGGGTAAGATTAATAAGGGAGTCTGTATGTTTGTTGGGTGTTTTGAAGCGGCAACGAAGCAGAGATCGAGTGGACAGAACGAGGATGACGTTTTGAAGTTGGCTCACATGATTTTCTTCAATGATCACAAGGCTAAGTTCACATTAGAGCATGCCTGGTTAGAGCTACGATATGATCAGAAATGGATTGCTTCGTCTGCTACCAAGGATAAAGTTCAGACAAAGAGAAGGAAGTTAGATGACCAGTCATCAACCTCAGTGCCTGTAAGCCACGGAGAGGAAGAAGGCATGGCTCGGCCAGAAGGTGTCAAAGCAGCAAAGGCGAAAGGAAAGAAGCCAGTGAGGAAGCAAGGGAATTTGGAAGCAGAAGAgatggagtttcaaagctttTGGGAGATTAGGCAGAAAGATTTTGCTTTGAAGTCAACtcttaacaaacaaaaattgcTTGCGCGCCTAGTTGCTAAGTCTGAGCCATTAAGTGAACTAGAAATGCAAGttaaaattaagcttcttactgAGCTGTTCGCATGAGTCTTAAGTTGCAAGTCTGTATGTTTGGGTGTTCTGTCTTAAGTCTTTATCTAGAAGTGTTCTGTTTTTAGCTTAATCTTCGAGTCTGTATGCTTTCTATAAGTGTGTGTCTGTTATGGTTCTGATTGTTATGTATGATTTAACTCTGTATGATTTATGGTTAATGGATTTTTATGAAACGGATTGTTAGTTGTTTTTGCGTGGCTTTGTTATCTGGGACTCACCATGTTTTGCTTGTGTCTATTGCAGGTGGAGAATAAAGCCAAGACTTAACAACTTCTTGTGACAGAAGGAGCCAACACCGAAGACATCTTCTTGTGACAGAAGGAGCCAAGACAACTAGCTGTctctattttttaataaattgttttctaCAATTTGTGAGTCTGTATGTTTTCTATAAGTGTGTGTCGTAAAAACCAGTGTCAAACATATCAATTCTCATTTTCGAAACAACTGTctcattctttcaaaaaaaaactctcgTTCTCATTTCTCTTATCCAAGTCTCATCCAAGTCTCCCAtttgacaacaacaacaactctcGTTCTCTGACCATTTTAATTTCACTTCCAAGTCTCCCGTTTTCTTAccatttcaaaatttctttgccattaataaattcaaatttactCTCCCGTTTTCTAAATGgatgcttcttcttctgataaTTTTGACGACTTTATGGATGAAAAGTTCGATCAAATTTTCGATCAACAATTCGATAATCTTCTCATTCGAGCTGAAAATCGTCAAGAAGCTTCAAGATCAAAAAAGAAACGAGCTTACATTGAAAGACAACGAGAACAAGGGCACTTACAGTTATGGAACGACTATTTTAGTGAAGATGCAACATATCCTTCTCACATGTTTCGACGCCGTTTTAGAATGAACAAGTCGTTGTTCATGCGAATCACTGATCGACTCTCCGCTGAAATCCCATACTTTCAACAGAGAAGAGATGCTACTGGAAGGTTAGGTCTCTCTCCGCTACAAAAGGCAACGGCAGCAATTCGTATGATGGCATATGGTTGCCCAGCTGATGCGGTCGACGAATACCTCCGACTTGGTGAGACTACTGCGCTTTTATGCTTAGAACATTTTGTTCAAGGAATCATAGATTTATTTGGAGCTGAGTATCTAAGAACCCCCACTCCAGAAGATCTTCAACGACTACTCGATATTGGAGAGATACGCGGATTTCCCGGGATGATAGGAAGCATTGATTGTATGcactgggagtggaagaattgcccGACCGCATGGAAAGGACAATATACACGGGGGTCCGGAAAGCCAACAATTGTTCTTGAGGCTGTAGCTTCACAAGAcctctggatatggcacgcGTTTTTCGGCCCTCCAGGTACATTaaacgatatcaatgttcttgaacGATCACCAGTTTTTGATGATATATTACAAGGTCGAGCTCCGAAAGTTAACTACACTGTCAACGGACACGAGTACCGTTTGGCTTACTATCTCACAGATGGTATTTATCCAAAATGGGCTACGTTTGTCCAATCTATTCCACTTCCGCAAGGTCCAAAAGCATCTTTATTCGCTACATATCAAGAAGCTGTacgtaaagatgtcgagcgagCTTTTGGGGTCTTGCAAGCTCGGTTTGCTATAGTCAAAAATCCAGCTCTTTTATgggataaaataaaaattggaaaGATAATGAGAGCTTGTATCATTCTACATAATATGATCGTCGAAGACGAACGAGATGGGTACACCCAGTTTGATCTTTCGATTTTCGAAACATCGGATTCAAACCGAAGTTCAGAAGTGGATCTCTCGTTTTCTACAGATATGCCTTCAAATCTCGGCAATATGATGAGTATTCGGAATCAAGTTCGTGATCGAACAATACATCAACGATTGAAAGCGGATTTGGTTGAGCATATATGGCAAAAATTTGGAACAAATTAAGATTTCAACTAATCTGTTTTTTCTCGTCTACTGTTTATATTTGTATGTTTAATATGCTCTTAtgtcatttttaataaaaatgttatgtaTCAATTTCTTTCATATCAttcaacttaaaaaaaaaaaaaaaaaaacttaagtaCCCCAATGTGGTCCTGCCAATGGAAGatggaaaaataaattagattaATAGAGGTACTTAACCTTTCAAATCActacattatatattaatttaattttaagtaCCCATTAGGGGTCCTAATGGATGGAGGTGGTCTTAAACCCCACTTTTTCCTATCTGGAATATTTTACTACGTCTCAAGTTtgcaagatcaaagcaatgaaGCTAAATCACACTAACTAaatcaaaaatgaaaatatttgtcTTTTGTCATTATTGGTGAATCAGATTTATACCATCTAACTGATCATGTAATGTAACCGTTGAATAATCCAATCATCAAAAACTTGTTgcttattaagaaaaatttagtAGTACACATTTTGTTTATGTGTACTTGAGTACTTTGGAAGATGTACGTATGTGGGTAGCTATCATGTTAAactattttgattatataataataatattaagctGCAAGAGAATATGTACGAATATATAAtgtcaaaaataaatactatGACAAAGTAACAGAGGAGATTCCCAAGGCTTCTTCTTGTGCTCAGAATATTAGTTTTTTCTGAACACGAGGAAGGAGAGAGCAAGAAGAGATGTTGACCGGTCGCATAGTCAATACAAAAATTAGTGGGCCCACTAACACCTCTTTACGGGGCCCATTATGGCTTTCCTTTCTCCAATCCCCAAAACATGCAATTTTCCTCCAGaccaattaaatattttcctcAAACCaggaaaaataaaagttaatagTAATACCGAGTCAATTTGATCACATAAAGtgataaaaccaaaaaatcccTATTGCAaacaaattatgtttgaaagtattctgaaattttatttaaagcttttatacattataaagataaattaaaaaaaatcattaataaaagTAATTTAGATGAaggaggtgttattggtttatatatttttattgatttagaaatccatatagtatttataaatccaagtaaaatatacaaattttcaaattttttcagattagtatttacaaatccgGAGGTTTTCCTTCGGATTTGGGCATTTGTATTTTTCACAAAGaaatccattcaaatccattcaaatacattatgaaatcaaatctattagtaaatccgtatgattgaataacacttgatttgaattagaatttatgaatcattaaacgaataacacttgatttgaattagaatttatgaatcattaaacgaataacaaatgatttcaatacatattttaaaatcatagaaccaataacactagatttagtttgaattttcaaatc
This window encodes:
- the LOC103864356 gene encoding GLABRA2 expression modulator-like; translation: MEPPPPPPKSDIEVKIAQNPNPSPIVDPKATDQGPKKGGDNASIEIEIETKGSDPTTVQPPVRTGSKKNVHWSPELVSGSQEPDHSSYPAGSNPYIARSPPETTDASLKDTMESVKGALGRWGRKVAEAAKKTESLAGNTWQHLRTAPSFADAAMGRIAQSTKVLAEGGYEKIFRQTFETDPEEELLNSFACYLSTSAGPVMGVLYVSNANLAYSSDNPLSYKNEGQTQWSYYKVVIPLHQLKAVNPSASIVNPAEKYIQVISVDNHEFWFMGFLNYEGAVTSLQESLQDSGLRSV
- the LOC103864435 gene encoding glutathione S-transferase T3-like; the encoded protein is MDPYTQHCSFQNLLNSQQPTTENPYQPVPREPYQSASEASMFGPEDGNDDVEILSDRKERLKWTPREDGVLISAWLNTSKDPVIGNEQKALAFWKRIAAYFAASPKLDGAQKREPTHCKARWGKINKGVCMFVGCFEAATKQRSSGQNEDDVLKLAHMIFFNDHKAKFTLEHAWLELRYDQKWIASSATKDKVQTKRRKLDDQSSTSVPVSHGEEEGMARPEGVKAAKAKGKKPVRKQGNLEAEEMEFQSFWEIRQKDFALKSTLNKQKLLARLVAKSEPLSELEMQVKIKLLTELFA
- the LOC103864357 gene encoding putative nuclease HARBI1; amino-acid sequence: MDASSSDNFDDFMDEKFDQIFDQQFDNLLIRAENRQEASRSKKKRAYIERQREQGHLQLWNDYFSEDATYPSHMFRRRFRMNKSLFMRITDRLSAEIPYFQQRRDATGRLGLSPLQKATAAIRMMAYGCPADAVDEYLRLGETTALLCLEHFVQGIIDLFGAEYLRTPTPEDLQRLLDIGEIRGFPGMIGSIDCMHWEWKNCPTAWKGQYTRGSGKPTIVLEAVASQDLWIWHAFFGPPGTLNDINVLERSPVFDDILQGRAPKVNYTVNGHEYRLAYYLTDGIYPKWATFVQSIPLPQGPKASLFATYQEAVRKDVERAFGVLQARFAIVKNPALLWDKIKIGKIMRACIILHNMIVEDERDGYTQFDLSIFETSDSNRSSEVDLSFSTDMPSNLGNMMSIRNQVRDRTIHQRLKADLVEHIWQKFGTN